From uncultured Pseudodesulfovibrio sp.:
TCCTAAGAAGAAGGCAGCTGCTAAGAAAGAAGAAAAGGTTGAAGAGAAGCCTGCTGAAGAAGCTGCTTCTGAAGAAACCGAAGATAAGTAATATTAAAAGGGCAGGTCAAAGACCTGCCCTTTTTTTGATTACAGCTATAGAGATACTCAATGAAAAGGATAGATAAAAATGGATGTGCGAAAACTTGAAGCATTTTGCAGAGTTTATGAATTGCAAAGTTTCTCCAAGGCTGGCGATGTCATGTTTTTGTCACAGCCAACGATTAGTTCCCATGTAGCGAATTTGGAAGAGGAACTCGGTGTCAAACTTTTTGATAGGCTGGGTCGCAAGGTAATGTCGACTCAGGCTGGAGAAGTTCTTTATGCAAGTGCGATGAAGGTTTTTGCGAATCTTGATCGGGCCAAGGCCTCAATTGAAATGTTGAGAGACAGAGTTGTGGGCGATCTTGGCATTGGGTGTAGTACAATACCTTCTTTGACCCTTTTACCGGAATTGCTAGCAGCTTTTTCTCGAAAATACCCTGAAGTCAGTTTTTCTGTTCATACACATGACTCTTCCGAGGTCATCAAACGTGTACTTTCTGGAGAATGGCCTATCGGTATCGTCGGGCAAAAGCCGGATGAGGCCGACCTCGTCGCACAACATATCGCTGATGATGAGATAATGGTCGTTGCAGCGCAAGGAGCTTCATGGCTTCCTGGCAAGGAATCTGTTTCGCTTACAGAAGCCGCTTCTTTGCCATGGATTATGCGGGAGAGAGGGTCAGCTACGCGCCGTGTGTTGGAAGAGGCTCTGGAAGGTGTTGGACATTCTATTCAGGACCTCCTCATACGTTGTCAGGTTGAAGGAACCTCAGAAAGCCTTGCTCATGCTGCTCATGGTGTCGGTATTTGCTTCACATCACGCCTTGTCGCGGAAGATATGATCTCGCGTGGAGTACTCACAGCTTTAGATATACCAGAGCTTTCAGGGACGAGACAGTTCTACCTTATCTATCATCGCGGTCGACACATGTTTCCGGCCCTGAAAGCGTTCGTCGATTTTAATACGAAGTAATCAATACACTATGGGATGAAATGTAATTCGGGTATGTGGTTAATCAAGCCATTCTTTTTGAGGTGTGAGTAGAAAAGAGTGAGACCAGCTATTTCGTCTTCGGCAAGATCGTAGACCAGACCGTCAAAGTATGAACACATTTCTTCGTCGGATAAACAGCTTTCATCTGCTGCCAGTGTGCACATTTGCTGGATATTCTCGATGCCCCATTTTTTTGCTTCGATGAGCTTGTTGACTGCCTTGATGAGCATGTCTTTTGATGTTTTCCAACTTTCTCGTTGAACAATCCAAACTCCGAAAATGAATGGCAATCCTGTAAGCTCTCTCCAAGCTTCACCCAGATCAATCCTGTGTGGATAATCGGGGTGAAACCGAAGGTTCAATGCTTCATCTCCAATAGCTAATATGGCATCTGGCCGTTCTCCCTTTGCAAGGGTTTCCGTCGCATTGCCTGTAGTGTATCCAGTTTCAATTTTCCAAAGTTCGTTTTGCAATACGGAGAGCAGAGCTGCTGATGTATGTGTTTGTGAGCTCACTAAAATTGTTTTCTTCTGAAGTTCTTCAACCGGGTAGCGACTCAAAAGAAGAACACTTTGGACAGGACCACGGCTTCCAATGGCAATGTTGGGAATGAGATAGTACTTCTCCGGGTGGCGAGCATATTCAATGGAAGAGGCCGCTGAAATATCCAGTTTGCCTTCGTCCATAAGGTTGTTCAATGCCGCTGGTGGACCTGATTGTATTTCAAAGTTGTTGGCAATCAAGCCAGATTCCAACGGATGATAGATAGGTAAGACGTTAAGGTAGCCGATTTTTCCGAGCTGAATGGACATTAACAATTCTCCAGAATGGTATAATTCATGGACCGTTGCTTTGGTATGAATCCGGCAGCCATGACCAGACGATCAATTTCTTCGCGTGAAAGTCGAAATGAAATGCCAGCCGCTTTGACCACATTTTCTTCGAGCATGGTTGACCCAAAATCATTACCACCAAAAAAGAGTGCAAGCTGGGCGATTTTTGGCCCCATTGTTACCCATGAAACCTGGATGTTATCCACGTTGTCGAGCACAATGCGGGAAACTGCCAGCAGTCGTAAATATTCGATGCTTGTCAGTTTGCGGCAGTGGGGAAGTTCGGTGTGATCCGGTTGAAAGGTCCATGGTATAAACGCTGTGAAGCCACCTGTACGGTCCTGTGTCTCACGCACGGCGAAAAGATGTTGTAACCGTTGGGCCGGAGTTTCTTCGTGGCCAAACATCATGGTTGCAGTGGTTCTTAATCCTTGATTGTGCGCTTCTTCCATGACCTCAAGCCATTGCCCTGCAGGACATTTATTGGGCGCAACTTTGGATCTGACAGCATCTACAAGAATTTCGGCACCACCGCCGGGGATTGAGTCCAAACCAGCTTTGTACAAGCGGTCGACAACTTCGGCGATAGGGATACCTTCCTTTTCGCTCCAGAAGACAATTTCTGGAGGGGAAAAAGCGTGGATATGGACCGTATAATTTTTTTTAATATACCGAAGCATTTCTTCGTACCACGTCAGTGGTAAATCCGGGTGATGACCACCCTGCATAAGAATTTGGGTGCCACCGAGATCGAGTGTCTCCTGAATTTTGTTACCGATTTCTTCATACGTCAGCACGTAGCCGCCGTCTTGGTCCGGTTCACGGTAGAACGCGCAGAACTTGCAGCAACATACACATATATTTGAGTAATTGATGTTGCGGTCTACGACATACGTGACAATCGGTTCAGGATGTTTCTTTAATCTAACATGATGGGCTAATCGCCCAAGATCATGAAAATTGGCATCATCATAAAGAAGTTGAGCTTCATGAAAATCAATACGCTCTCCACCCAGAACTTTTTTAAAAATATCTTCAAGCTTGTTCATTTTTTACTCGCTTGGATCCTATTTAGTTAGCCTTCTCTCATCAGTCGGAGGCATTAAACTTCGTTAAAAAAACCGTCGCGCTCTACAGGGGTGCACCCGCATCCTTTGATCATTTCGGTCAATTCAGATCGTGTCATTCCCTGTTCGGAGGTGGCTCCAGCTTCGTGCCCGATCTTTTCCTCGACCACTGTACCGTCGAAGTCGTCAGCGCCGAATTTAAGGGCAGCCTGCGCTTGCTTTACGCCGAGCATCACCCAGTAAGCTTTGATGTGCGGGATGTTGTCGAGCATTAAACGACTGATGGCGATGGCACGTAACTCATCCAATCCCGTCAGGGGATTTTCGATAGTCAACTGGCTGTTTTCAGTCAGGAAAGGCAATGGAATAAAACAGGTGTACCCGCCGCCACGGTCTTGGGATTCACGTAATTGAATCAAATGGTCTATGCGATCTTCAATGGATTCGATGTGACCGAAAAGCATGGTGCAGTTTGTTTTCAACCCCAGTGCGTGAGCTTCTTCGTGGACTGCCAGCCATTCTTTGGCCGTGGATTTGCGAGGACAAATTTTTTCCCGAGTCTCGGGTGCGAATATTTCGGCACCGCCACCGGGTAACATATCCAACCCTGCGGCTTTGAGTCGAGTCAGTACTTCGCGTGTGGATATATTTTCGAGTTGTGCAAAGTGCGCGATTTCAACGGCTGTGAAACATTTGAGGACAACTTCAGGCAGTCGTTCCTTGATGGCATTGAGAATTCCTTCAAAGTAATCCAGTTTGAGTTTGGGATGACAGCCGCCGACGATGTGTATTTCACGTGGAGTCAGTGCAGCACTATTTATTTTTGCAATGACATCTTCCTTGCTTAGTACGAAGCCGCCTTCCTGTCCTTCTTCTCGTTGATAGGCACAGAATACGCAGCCGTTGACACACACATTGGTGTAGTTGACGTGTTGGTTGACCACGTAGAAGGCTTTGTCGCCGTGCAGTCGTGTGCGGACCATGTGGGCGAGTGCTCCTACAGCAAGTGGTTCTGGACATTCAAAAAGTTTGATGCCGTCTTCGAAACTCAGTCGTTTGCCGAGCTCGACCTTGTCCCTGATGTCGGCAAGGCCCATGTTCTCATAATAATCGCTGTTGAATAGACGCATAATTCCTCCCGTATTCAGGATGGATTACCCAGTCCACGCCGAAGAAAATCTGTTATGGCGCGGGCTTTGTTTTCCGTTGTTTGTCTGTCTGTGTCGTACAGGGTTATGGGGCCGTCCAGATGGGGGACGGCGTGGGCCTGAAAAAAACGATCCATGATGGAGTCCAGATGAAAAATCACCATATCCGGGTCAAGGTCATTTCGTAGTTCGCCTGATTCCATGGCTGCAGTGACCAATGATCGGAGATATTTTGATGATCCCCGGCGTACTTCACTGAGGAATTTGTCACGCATGGGGAAATTTTCTTGGAAGAGCATCTTCAGGTAAATTCGATAAATGTGCGGGTGTGCTTGTATGAAGTCCACACCGGCCAACAGGCTTTTTTCAATGCGTTCGAAAAAATCCTTGTCCGAGGTTGTTTCTCGGATATGCTTGAGCGGCTGTTTGAATTGATTGACTGCATGACCGAATAGGTATTCGAACAGCCCTTGCTTATTGCCGAAGTATTTGAACAGTGAACCTTTGGCTATGCCAAGTCGTTTGACGATGCGGTTGATGCTGGCCTGATGATATCCATACTCAGCGAACTCCGAGGTAGCTTCGTTCAATACGCGTTCCTGTTTGGCGTCGGGTAGATTTTCAAACGTTTTTGAATTTTGTGTCATGTGGTTGCTCTTGATTTCACCGCGTGGTTCGACTAGTGGTGACCGGGTGGTCACTATCTCTATAAGCGGTGGTCTCGCCTGTCAATAGGCGTGAAGTTATTTTATATGCTAGGAGGATTTTATGAAGAGAACATTGACAATTGGGTATTCCCCTTGTCCAAATGATACGTATATTTTTCAAGCGCTTGCATCCGGTGTGGTGTCTTGGCCGGGCGACCTTGATATTACTTTGGCTGATGTTGAGGATTTGAACGGTCAGGCCGCTTCCGGTTTGCTTGATGTGGTTAAGGTATCTGTTGCCGCCGCTTCCGGGATTCTGGATGAATATATCCTGCTTCGGGCCGGTGGAGCCATGGGATATGGCGTTGGTCCTATTCTGGTGGCAGGAGAAGCGTGTGACCTTGCTGCATTGGACGGCAGGAAAGTAGCAATTCCGGGTCGAAATACTACGGCCAACCTGTTGTTTGGGTTGTGTTGTCGTGAGGCTGGTATACACGTTGAATTGGTCGAAATGGTTTTTGATGAAGTTATGCCTGCGGTCGTGTCAGGCGAAGTCGCTGCCGGGGTTGTCATTCATGAGGGGCGTTTTACTTTCGCAGATCAGGGGTTGACGCGAATCCTTGATCTCGGTGCATGGTGGGAGAAATATACTGGGCTGCCTATTCCGTTGGGAGCCATAGCCATCAAGCGTTCACTTGGACCTGAAGTGGCTCGTCAGATGAATGAGGCTATTCGGCAGAGTCTGATTGCTGCACGGGAGCATCCCGAAGCCGGACGTGAATATATTAAGTCGCATGCACAGGAAATGGATGATGCTGTGATTGCAACGCACATCGATACGTTTGTGACAGAGTATAGTTTGGATGTCGGCGACGGCGGTGTAGAGGCTGTGTCCAGGCTGCTGAAAGAGGCAGGGTGTACTCGCGAAGATGTTTTTATCCCAGTGTAGAAGATTTCACGGAATGATTTTTAGATGGACGGGAAGGCTTATGTTGCTTTCTCGTCTTTTTTATTGCCGCCCTGACTTACATATACGCCAACAATCACTAGCGCTGATGCTGCATATTGGATCCAGTTGAGTCGTTCGTTGAGAAATATCATTCCCAGAATGAGTGTGATGACCGGGATCAGGTTGATAAAGGATGAGGCCTGACCAACCGGGATTTTTGACATGCCGTAGTTATAAAGACCGTAGGCCAGGATAGTGACCATGATACCGAGGTAAAAAATGGTGGAAATGCCGAAAAGATCAAATGATGTTGGCAATGTGGTCGAGGGCAGAAAGAGGAGAGGGAAGTAGAAGATGGCTCCGATGAATGCCTGTATCATAGTCAGAAACCACGGATTGTAACGCGGTGTTAGTTTTTTGAGAGAGATCATATATCCCACAGCGCAGACCATGGCCATGAATTCCAGAAAGTTGCCAAGGATTGGATTGGACGCTGTCGCAGTGG
This genomic window contains:
- a CDS encoding selenium metabolism-associated LysR family transcriptional regulator, whose protein sequence is MDVRKLEAFCRVYELQSFSKAGDVMFLSQPTISSHVANLEEELGVKLFDRLGRKVMSTQAGEVLYASAMKVFANLDRAKASIEMLRDRVVGDLGIGCSTIPSLTLLPELLAAFSRKYPEVSFSVHTHDSSEVIKRVLSGEWPIGIVGQKPDEADLVAQHIADDEIMVVAAQGASWLPGKESVSLTEAASLPWIMRERGSATRRVLEEALEGVGHSIQDLLIRCQVEGTSESLAHAAHGVGICFTSRLVAEDMISRGVLTALDIPELSGTRQFYLIYHRGRHMFPALKAFVDFNTK
- a CDS encoding menaquinone biosynthesis protein; the encoded protein is MSIQLGKIGYLNVLPIYHPLESGLIANNFEIQSGPPAALNNLMDEGKLDISAASSIEYARHPEKYYLIPNIAIGSRGPVQSVLLLSRYPVEELQKKTILVSSQTHTSAALLSVLQNELWKIETGYTTGNATETLAKGERPDAILAIGDEALNLRFHPDYPHRIDLGEAWRELTGLPFIFGVWIVQRESWKTSKDMLIKAVNKLIEAKKWGIENIQQMCTLAADESCLSDEEMCSYFDGLVYDLAEDEIAGLTLFYSHLKKNGLINHIPELHFIP
- the mqnC gene encoding cyclic dehypoxanthinyl futalosine synthase, whose protein sequence is MNKLEDIFKKVLGGERIDFHEAQLLYDDANFHDLGRLAHHVRLKKHPEPIVTYVVDRNINYSNICVCCCKFCAFYREPDQDGGYVLTYEEIGNKIQETLDLGGTQILMQGGHHPDLPLTWYEEMLRYIKKNYTVHIHAFSPPEIVFWSEKEGIPIAEVVDRLYKAGLDSIPGGGAEILVDAVRSKVAPNKCPAGQWLEVMEEAHNQGLRTTATMMFGHEETPAQRLQHLFAVRETQDRTGGFTAFIPWTFQPDHTELPHCRKLTSIEYLRLLAVSRIVLDNVDNIQVSWVTMGPKIAQLALFFGGNDFGSTMLEENVVKAAGISFRLSREEIDRLVMAAGFIPKQRSMNYTILENC
- the mqnE gene encoding aminofutalosine synthase MqnE codes for the protein MRLFNSDYYENMGLADIRDKVELGKRLSFEDGIKLFECPEPLAVGALAHMVRTRLHGDKAFYVVNQHVNYTNVCVNGCVFCAYQREEGQEGGFVLSKEDVIAKINSAALTPREIHIVGGCHPKLKLDYFEGILNAIKERLPEVVLKCFTAVEIAHFAQLENISTREVLTRLKAAGLDMLPGGGAEIFAPETREKICPRKSTAKEWLAVHEEAHALGLKTNCTMLFGHIESIEDRIDHLIQLRESQDRGGGYTCFIPLPFLTENSQLTIENPLTGLDELRAIAISRLMLDNIPHIKAYWVMLGVKQAQAALKFGADDFDGTVVEEKIGHEAGATSEQGMTRSELTEMIKGCGCTPVERDGFFNEV
- a CDS encoding TetR/AcrR family transcriptional regulator, whose translation is MTQNSKTFENLPDAKQERVLNEATSEFAEYGYHQASINRIVKRLGIAKGSLFKYFGNKQGLFEYLFGHAVNQFKQPLKHIRETTSDKDFFERIEKSLLAGVDFIQAHPHIYRIYLKMLFQENFPMRDKFLSEVRRGSSKYLRSLVTAAMESGELRNDLDPDMVIFHLDSIMDRFFQAHAVPHLDGPITLYDTDRQTTENKARAITDFLRRGLGNPS
- a CDS encoding 1,4-dihydroxy-6-naphthoate synthase, with the protein product MKRTLTIGYSPCPNDTYIFQALASGVVSWPGDLDITLADVEDLNGQAASGLLDVVKVSVAAASGILDEYILLRAGGAMGYGVGPILVAGEACDLAALDGRKVAIPGRNTTANLLFGLCCREAGIHVELVEMVFDEVMPAVVSGEVAAGVVIHEGRFTFADQGLTRILDLGAWWEKYTGLPIPLGAIAIKRSLGPEVARQMNEAIRQSLIAAREHPEAGREYIKSHAQEMDDAVIATHIDTFVTEYSLDVGDGGVEAVSRLLKEAGCTREDVFIPV
- a CDS encoding DMT family transporter, whose amino-acid sequence is MRKISGKTQAFLALGIAVLLWSSSFIVLKFAFQRFDPMVVIFGRMFIASLCFLLIFKKLKNIEYQAGDWKLLVFMGVCEPGFYFVFEAMALTYTDASQAGMICALLPLMAAVVARFTLGEKLTRRMAVSFGLAIIGAVILSAAAESTATASNPILGNFLEFMAMVCAVGYMISLKKLTPRYNPWFLTMIQAFIGAIFYFPLLFLPSTTLPTSFDLFGISTIFYLGIMVTILAYGLYNYGMSKIPVGQASSFINLIPVITLILGMIFLNERLNWIQYAASALVIVGVYVSQGGNKKDEKAT